A single Bacteroidota bacterium DNA region contains:
- a CDS encoding LytTR family DNA-binding domain-containing protein, whose translation MLNCVTIDDSKIQLKLISELVRKHPALNLIGKFTNAIETREAIKNTKVDLIFLDIEMPVISGFDFLDTLEGNTQVIITTAKKEYAYDAFKYNVTGFLTKPIQSESFNKAIERAILLHEKVYNTDEFESADETIFVKSNLVNKKVYLKNIKWIEAIGDYVKVVTDDENYIVLSTMKAFVAKLPEERFMRIHKSFIVNLERVKKFNSKTVEIEKQELPLSRTKKSKLFELLNAN comes from the coding sequence ATGTTGAACTGTGTAACGATTGATGATTCGAAAATTCAATTAAAACTAATTTCAGAATTAGTTAGAAAACATCCTGCCCTGAACCTTATCGGTAAATTTACAAATGCTATCGAAACCCGCGAAGCAATTAAAAATACCAAGGTAGATTTAATTTTCTTAGATATAGAAATGCCGGTTATATCCGGATTTGATTTTCTCGACACTTTAGAAGGAAATACTCAGGTTATTATCACTACTGCTAAAAAAGAATACGCCTACGATGCGTTTAAATATAACGTCACAGGTTTTTTAACCAAGCCAATTCAATCGGAAAGTTTTAACAAGGCAATAGAACGGGCAATTTTACTACACGAAAAAGTTTACAATACCGATGAGTTCGAAAGTGCAGATGAAACTATATTTGTAAAAAGCAATTTAGTAAATAAGAAAGTATATTTAAAAAATATCAAGTGGATTGAAGCTATAGGTGACTACGTAAAGGTTGTTACAGATGATGAAAACTATATTGTCCTATCTACGATGAAAGCATTTGTAGCTAAACTTCCGGAGGAAAGATTTATGAGAATACACAAATCTTTTATAGTAAACCTTGAGAGAGTCAAAAAGTTTAACAGCAAAACTGTTGAAATTGAAAAACAGGAACTGCCACTTAGCAGAACAAAAAAATCTAAACTTTTTGAATTGTTAAACGCAAATTAA
- a CDS encoding VOC family protein, giving the protein MIKNYYTLIITIFIVILSSCSPSLTAPPITAQSNDNYVQGKFVWHDLLTTKVEESKIFYSKLFGWEFDTYELANNYNYTMIYKWGRPIGGIVDVTKFDNASTITQWVSSISVFDINQSIETAKKLGAKLYGDPLKIEGRGYLALAADSEGAAFAMLQSTSGTPEAKVPQNGDWLWNEYWTLDIEKPAKFYSSLFGYTLEERKINNKSYKVLSSAGISRAGITVTPNDKIKNAWFTYIYVENIDDVISKVEKFGGKVLLQAHKNPNGSLVAVITDPGGAGILLRTIIPEEMEMIKEEIAKN; this is encoded by the coding sequence ATGATTAAGAATTATTATACCTTAATAATTACTATTTTTATAGTAATACTGTCGTCGTGTTCACCATCCTTAACTGCCCCTCCTATTACGGCTCAATCAAATGACAATTATGTTCAGGGGAAATTTGTATGGCACGATCTACTAACAACAAAAGTAGAAGAGAGTAAAATATTCTACTCTAAGCTTTTTGGTTGGGAATTCGACACATATGAATTAGCCAATAATTATAATTATACAATGATCTATAAATGGGGAAGACCTATTGGAGGTATAGTAGATGTAACAAAATTTGATAATGCCTCTACAATAACCCAATGGGTATCGTCTATTTCTGTTTTTGATATAAATCAATCTATAGAAACTGCAAAAAAATTAGGAGCTAAACTTTATGGAGACCCTTTAAAAATTGAAGGCAGAGGTTATTTAGCCTTAGCAGCAGATTCAGAAGGTGCAGCCTTTGCAATGCTACAATCAACAAGCGGAACACCCGAAGCGAAAGTTCCACAAAATGGTGATTGGCTGTGGAATGAATATTGGACATTAGATATTGAAAAACCGGCAAAATTCTATAGCTCGCTATTTGGCTACACATTAGAAGAAAGAAAAATAAACAATAAAAGCTATAAAGTCTTAAGCAGTGCCGGAATTAGTAGAGCCGGAATTACTGTTACGCCAAATGATAAAATTAAAAATGCATGGTTTACTTACATCTATGTTGAAAATATAGACGATGTAATATCTAAAGTTGAAAAATTTGGGGGTAAAGTTTTATTACAAGCGCACAAGAACCCAAATGGGTCTTTAGTTGCTGTAATTACTGACCCGGGTGGAGCAGGAATTTTATTAAGAACAATTATTCCTGAAGAAATGGAAATGATAAAAGAGGAAATTGCAAAGAATTAA